One Diceros bicornis minor isolate mBicDic1 chromosome 27, mDicBic1.mat.cur, whole genome shotgun sequence genomic region harbors:
- the LOC131393013 gene encoding keratin-associated protein 24-1, producing MHSGSMSLLGYPGDCGGTSYRTHCYVPVTPSIALCSSDVSPIFGLCLPTGYQGNLWLLDTCQETYAEAASCESPSCEPKICTTSCDPSNSRVPCNSPTVGKVHSACETTNIGPGPSCSPCTQTKGYVSDCYTPSLYTSKACQTLSNGFKCFGQLNCLPKSYRPVNHCRLGSLGYRSYQNLGFIPSGFSPSCYVASSCQSQNYLARNCQYSRYGPISCQPRSYFSRNFRSLSCIPSTFPPLRYLYSGCRPLNCY from the coding sequence ATGCACTCAGGCTCCATGTCTCTTCTGGGCTATCCTGGGGATTGTGGTGGCACATCCTACAGAACTCACTGTTATGTCCCTGTGACTCCTTCTATTGCTCTTTGCTCCAGTGATGTAAGCCCTATCTTCGGGCTCTGCTTGCCCACTGGCTACCAAGGAAATCTCTGGCTCCTGGACACCTGCCAGGAAACCTATGCTGAAGCAGCAAGCTGCGAATCTCCTAGCTGTGAGCCCAAGATCTGCACCACGAGTTGTGACCCATCAAACTCCCGTGTGCCCTGCAACTCTCCAACAGTGGGAAAAGTACACAGTGCCTGTGAAACTACCAACATCGGACCCGGCCCCAGCTGCAGCCCGTGCACTCAGACCAAGGGGTATGTATCCGATTGCTACACCCCCAGCCTATATACATCTAAAGCTTGCCAGACCCTCAGCAATGGCTTCAAATGCTTTGGACAACTTAACTGCTTACCCAAGAGTTACCGACCTGTAAACCACTGCAGATTGGGTAGTTTGGGGTATAGAAGCTACCAAAATCTTGGCTTCATACCCAGTGGCTTCTCACCATCATGCTATGTTGCCAGCAGCTGCCAATCCCAAAACTATTTAGCAAGAAATTGCCAATATTCACGTTATGGGCCCATAAGCTGCCAACCACGGAGCTATTTTTCTAGAAACTTCCGGTCTCTGAGCTGTATACCAAGTACCTTCCCTCCTCTGAGGTATTTATACAGTGGCTGCAGACCTCTGAATTGCTATTGA